The sequence TGTCTGTCTGAGTGGTGATGGTAGCAGCAGTGCATAATAGAAATAATGCTGCTCCAAGGGGACTGAGGCTCAAGAAGGGAAAGGGAAACAGGAAAGGGGAAAACAGAATAACGGATGAGCCTGAATCAACCCAGTACCCCCACGGATGCTGGGTCATACAATATAgtgcagtatatatatatatatatatagtgcccTGTCCTTCAACTGCCTTCACTTTAAAACCCGTTTAAAAGGATGGGAGGTTTCAGTGACGCTCTAATAGCTTATCATCTTTCACTTGGCTAGGCCTCCTCATGCTGCAACATCCATTTAGTAGCCATGGCCCTACTCGTAAGGGACTGTGCATCCAAAAAGAACACCTCCCCTCTGGTACCTGCACTTCTGAAAGCCCATGAAAGGGAATTCAGAGTCCTCTCCAGTTACGCTGCTGCTCTCATCTCatccactggcctcttccccgtgAACTACAGAGTAGTTGACTCCCTTCTTTTTTCAGTGGCTGAACAAAAAGGACAGGGCTGGCTATCCTTCAAAAGTGGTAGGCACATGTGCTTCTTGCTGCCATGCTCCTTTCATGGATTGTGTAGCCAGAGGCAGCACCTCCTTAGCTGGTGAAATGCTACCCCCGGCTCCATTCCTGGCCTGTTGAGACAGCAGAATTCCACCCTAACCCAAGAGGGACTAGCCTGTTTGAGAACAGTCCTGGTTTCTTTTGTGGGTAGGGTGTAAAGCACTTCTTGAAGACACCCATTGCTCCTCGGAGCCTGGCTGCAGCTTCAGTTCAAGCTTCAAAACAGGAAAGTGGCCCATTCTGAAtgagcagttttttttaaatacgaaCTTACAGCCAACCCTTGTCTCCTTCCCCATGGAAAACTTACATTCTGCTCGTGAcacatgcaggatcaggcccttgatggGCAAGAACTTATTAAAGTGCCTAATGTAATTTAAAAGTTGAGAAAGTCCGTCTGTGATTATTTTATTACTTCCAGCATCTCATGTATCATTCTCTGTCTTTACAGCTTTTAACATATTGGTAAATGTTGGAGTTGTGCTGACATATCCCATCCTAATTTCTATCGGGACAGTGCTCAGTGTTCCTGGAAATGCAGGTACAAATAATGCAATTAATGAATAAAAATCATAGAACAAATGTACTAACATTTGAAGTAATTTTTAAGGGCAAATTACGTTGCCATATTTCTTCGGAAAGATTtactaatgtaacccttctgccaggtggagccagcagcaaccagggtcgggttcaatatctaagggttcctttccatcgatacaatacagaaccagctcgagcccccacccagtaacctgggaaattgACACataccccctgggtgcctctgagaggcaatacttccccacttgcaagcataGAGTCTgaatgtagaaaagaaacttttaataaaaggagggaagtaacgtggtgttaatttgggaaaacaccacaactagggttcataaacataaaccatgagtaaaagacccacccccaagtaggtTGGTCAGTGTCTTTGTCCCCTCAAGTTCTTAAATCCAGccacccaaaagtccctttcatgtgcccgacccttctctgcaccccactcacagtcactgtccttggtcagtgcagacccggagtgcagaggtgcatctgcagagttcacttcCCCTCTGACTGAAGGGGTGGTAAAGAGGCACCTTACTCTCTCCACTGCTTGGGCACTCACTGGTTGCTCCTGCTGGCCACCTGCTGGCTGCTCTCACCGGGCCTCTCTGCCGGTCACCTGCTCGCTGCGCCGGTCACCTGCTCGCTGCTCTCGTCtcgcctctccaccagccgcctTGCTGGCCACTTGTTGCACCTCTCCAGCCACTTGttcaccagctgactgtcagtcaccttctgctgccccttgctgtgacctctgcccatcagtctcttagtgattgtAGCTCTGTGCAGGCTGGCCAGAATACAGTCCTGCCACAAGTGATTGCagctttcagtgatttcagctctgggcagaaacacagtcctgccacaagtggttgcagctctcattgaaaaaagaaaaggaggacttgtggcaccttagagactaaccaatttattagagcataagctttcgtgagctacagctcacttcatcggatgcataccgatgaagtgagctgtagctttcaaaagcttatgctctaataaattggttagtctctaaggtgccacaagtcctccttttctttttacggatacagactaacacagctgctactctgaaacagctcTCACTGAGCAATTTACAATAACAGAAAAGgttcctaatgaagcctatttagctctattcttTGAACAGTCAGGGGGAACAGGTTGAACCAGTCTTAAAGAGGACCCTTGTTGAGGGTGTGCAGCCTCCTGTCTGGGAGATCTGCTGgtcccccggcccctctcccccactttcaCAGGTCTCTGACATcctttgggacaggttaagcacagtcctgcttttcTGTATTcccacaataattacaacattggtaaccatatttcactacTCCTGCATTTAGAACTAGGGTGATTTCTACCCAAtcccagccaaagttgatcactttgacacTGCTGTATGTGTTAAATATGTAAGcaaagcaggagcaaactgtatttacataaacacacccaagcctctccccctcccagctagctgtcagggaagcattcactCAGACCTTGCTTACACTAACTTAGctcacattttaaataaacatgAAGCTGCCAACACTAGAGCTGTGCAAGAGGTTTAGATTTTGCAAGTGCAATTTTTCACTGGGAAATTAAAAGTCAATATATGATTTtctagtacagtaactcctcacttaacattgtagttatgttcctgaaaaatactactttacgtgaaacaatgttaagcaaatccaatttccccataagaattaacgTAAAGGGGCGaggagggggttaggttccagggaattttttttcgccagacaaaagactatattttatacacacacacatatacatacatattatacatacacacacacacacacatatatatacacaatatgtatatacatacacacacacacatatatatatatacaatataagttttaaacaaacagtttaatactgtacacagcaatgatgattgtgaagcttggttgaggtggtggagtcagagggtaggatatttcccaggaaatgccttactgctaaatgatgaactagcactcgactgagccctcaagggttaacacattgttgttaatgtagactcacactctacaaggcagcatggatggagggaggggagacagcatgacaCAGAGAGACAAACCACACACcctgtgtatgagagagagagagacgcgcattgcccctttaagtacactgactccactctaagtacattgcctttttaagtagatcagcaagttgagacagccgctgctgccagcaagctccctccatcctgagccctgtcatgtcccccacaccctgcctgctctgtggagatCGGGTAAAGGAGCGtaatgtggggggcaggagcagaggggaggaggacaccctgacattagcacccttcttcccccaccctgcacagcaagcaggaggctcctgggagcagctccaaggcagatggcaggagcagcacatggcagtggggggagggacagctgaactgctggcaattgatagctcGCTGGGCGGCTGCCTCACAAGGAAtggaggggagcggggagctgatacgGGGGCCGCCGGCTCACCTTGGTTCCAagcccaccagctagctccaacaggctgctccTTCTGCAAGCactggacaaagcaggcggctgccaaacaacgttataagggagcattgtgcaactttaaacgagcatgttctctaattgatcagcaacgaaacgacgttaaccgggatgacgttaagtgaggagtgaCTGTCCATGTAACTCCCATAACAACCTACGGGCTTGGTTGTGCACCTGGGTGGGCTATCTGTTGCCGTGGTctgggacagggcaggggtggagagtGGGTGGAGCTTTGACTTCACCTCCCAGCATGCTGGCCAGCATAGCTGCGCCAGTGCAGATGGAGAAGTAATCTGTGCCAGGTATAGGACTAGCAAAGATTACTTCCTCCTTGCTGCATGGAGAAAGTAACCAAGGACCAGACTGTAACTCTCTGACTTTTACTCAAGGCTTGTGTGAATTTTACAATCTAGCCTTAATATTGAATGACTTACAGTACACATTACTATTAAAACAGAAGGCACGGAGGAAAAGTGAGGCTTTCCAATAAAACTCACTGTTAAAGTTATAGGAAACATACAAGACTTGTTTTGACGAAGCCATGCCAAGCAGAATGACAGTATTTGATTTCACGGTCTTTTCCCCCATTGTAGCTGTGGATCTCCTAAAACACGAGGTGATCTTCAGTGTAGTAAGGTTGGGTGCCACAATCATCATCTGCACTGGATTTTTGCTAATGCTGCTGCCCGAAGAATGGGATGAAATCACCCTGCGATTCATCAACAgcttaaaggaaaagaaaagtgaaGACCACGCAGAAGATATCACAGACTCCAGTGTGCATACAAGGAGCAGAAGCAGAGCCAACGGGACAGTGTCTATACCACTGGCTTAAAGCTGGCGAACATTAACTGCACGTGAATGTATATTCTGTGAATATAATTTAATTTTCTCACTACTTGTATGCTAAAATGACAGTATTACTCTGAACTGGGgatgaattataaaataaatgataaaCACATCAATaataaatgtttacatttataCACTTACAAAGGAACAGGTGTAAATAACCACAATAAATTCTTTTGTAATGAAACGTTAATCTGCATTCTATTTAGTtgcctttttataaaaaaatcaaatccactgTGCAACTTCACAGCTGTGCTTCTGTTAACAAAAAGGGGAGTGGGTGAAGTCTTCAAAGGCCtgatttgtatgtttgtttagTTCCAGCCTGCATCTACATCAAAAGTTAAACATTCATGTTCTTTCCAAATTTAATGATTTGACATTTGTACAAGGTGGTACCGAAAAGGCAGTGGACTCATTTTAAAACACCCAATCAAGAATCTTGGAACCCTAAAATATGAAGGGAACTGAGGTCTCACATTAAAGTTTcaaatttttattaaaacataCAAATATATTCTCAAGGATATAAATTCACCTATGTAATTCTATTCCAGTGCTGCTAAATATGCAGAGGAAGCTAGCTGAGCAAAATCTGGAAATACGACAGTGTCATTTCTTAGCTCACAATTAAATGTGATCACACGGAGTAATACCTTGCTCCATGAgtactcccattgtcttcagtggggctgcttGGTCAGTCAGGCACTACTCGTGAGTAAGGGCGAGAGGATCTTGTCCCAAATGCTAAAATCATTCATTAAAGGTATGACTTCCTCAACTAAAAGCAAAGTTCAGAGTAGGTTGGCATGCTTATTTCCTTGATTGGCAATGGCtagttctggtttcagagtaacagccgtgttagtctgtattcgcaaaaagaaaaggaggacttgtggcaccttagagactaaccaatttatttgagcatgagctttcgtgagctacagctcacttcatcggatgcataccgtggaaactgcagcggacattatatacacacagagatcatgaaacaatacctcctcccaccccactgtcctgctggtaatagcttatctaaagtgatcatcaagttgggccatttccagcacaaatccaggttttctcaccctccgctcccccacacacaaactcactctcctgctggtaatagcccatccaaagtgacaactctgttAGTCTCGCAAAAAAAATGGGGCCATCAGACACTTGGTAATACAAGGAGGAAtcatctagaacagtggttcccaaactttaacaaactttcactgaaatgttaagtctcatgaaccccctcctaaaaatgaatatttccagggattttctcctttacctgagtataaattataaaagcagtgaccttggaaatataaaatttgtttttataacatgcttattacacactatttattatttatcattacaagtatttttattacgttatgaaaacggcaacactcttccaagatctcccTTTCGTAGCTTGtttcactttgaataagcctgttataagacaaggctcctatgattcatcaaggagtatcagatgtgaaacagcaggaagggatttaagaagccaactcaatgagttcctcctacacaagcgttcaggtcttgagcagtcctgGCAAACAACGCATGGTAcgacaaagcttaaacttgttcttcctaataattttaaaaacaagactagctgcctatttaatttaaaaacagcaaaaaatatccacctccctttccatttcttataaggagtcttgaagtttaaatctcctcagtgtgatagatatgcttgctttgatctgcttagctcttgcaAGTCCATGggctccatgctgcctggggttcctagggacagctctgtccaccattagggaattttttcccaagaaccccctgtaacattttgcgaaccccagtttgggaaccactgatctagaacaTAAGCTATGTGCTGTGTCCGTGTATGTCCTGCAGCCATACCTCCTTAAGCTGTGATCTTGTCATCTCTGATCAGTTGGCGGCAGTTGGTAACTGGATGAAAGACCTCTCAGGACAGGCAAGCTACTATAGAAGATTTTTTGGAGATTAACTACTGGAGAGTCAGGGGACTTCTGCTGTTGGAAAtgctgtaatttcacatttgcaaAGCTGAGGGCCATTAACAATAGCCCAAGCCCACTGACCAGCCCCAACACTAGCACGAACCAACGTTGATCTGGCCCCCAACTGGAGCTTAGTAAGAGCCAACAAAGTGGCCCCAATTCTAGCCCTCATCTGGGATCCCAAAATTGCCCAACCCTAGATCTAGAAACCACTTATGAATTGACCTgaaacctaaccctaaacctacaCTGTGGACCACTAACTGACTCCAGATATAATGTTATCCCTACTCCTGGTCCAAAGTCTTCCCTCAACCAGAACTAAGAACTACACCACTTACGGTTACAACCTGTTTGTTGTTTACTGGATTTTGTGTAGTGCCTTGCCAGTTACAAGAATAAATTTGCCAGGGGAGTTTTCACATGAGACAGGGT comes from Lepidochelys kempii isolate rLepKem1 chromosome 6, rLepKem1.hap2, whole genome shotgun sequence and encodes:
- the SLC35F4 gene encoding solute carrier family 35 member F4 isoform X3 — encoded protein: MAITGIVMMAYADGFHGDSIIGVAYAVGSASTSALYKVLFKMFLGSANFGEAAHFISTLGFFNLIFISFTPVILYFTKVEYWSPFSAVPWGYLCGVAGLWLAFNILVNVGVVLTYPILISIGTVLSVPGNAAVDLLKHEVIFSVVRLGATIIICTGFLLMLLPEEWDEITLRFINSLKEKKSEDHAEDITDSSVHTRSRSRANGTVSIPLA